From Oncorhynchus mykiss isolate Arlee chromosome 6, USDA_OmykA_1.1, whole genome shotgun sequence, the proteins below share one genomic window:
- the LOC110526630 gene encoding tropomyosin alpha-1 chain isoform X2 → MDAIKKKMQMLKLDKENALDRAEGAEGDKKAAEDKSKQLEDDLVALQKKLKGTEDELDKYSESLKDAQEKLELAEKKATDAEADVASLNRRIQLVEEELDRAQERLATALTKLEEAEKAADESERGMKVIENRASKDEEKMELQEIQLKEAKHIAEEADRKYEEVARKLVIIESDLERTEERAELSEGKCAELEEELKTVTNNLKSLEAQAEKYSQKEDKYEEEINVLTDKLKEAETRAEFAERSVAKLEKTIDDLEDPLYQQLEKNRLLSNELRVVLNQE, encoded by the exons ATGGACGCCATCAAGAAGAAGATGCAGATGCTTAAACTCGACAAGGAGAATGCCCTGGACAGAGCTGAGGGAGCTGAGGGAGACAAGAAGGCAGCGGAGGACAAGAGCAAACAG CTTGAGGATGACCTGGTAGCGCTGCAGAAGAAGCTGAAGGGAACAGAGGATGAGTTGGACAAGTACTCTGAGTCTCTTAAGGATGCCCAGGAGAAACTTGAACTCGCTGAGAAGAAAGCCACAGAC GCCGAGGCTGATGTAGCTTCCCTGAACAGACGTATCCAACTGGTTGAGGAGGAGTTGGATCGTGCTCAGGAGCGTCTGGCCACAGCTCTGACCAAGCTGGAGGAGGCTGAGAAGGCTGCTGATGAGAGTGAGAG AGGCATGAAGGTGATTGAAAACAGAGCATCGAAAGATGAGGAGAAGATGGAGCTGCAGGAGATCCAGCTGAAGGAGGCTAAGCACATTGCTGAGGAGGCTGACAGGAAATACGAGGAG GTCGCCCGTAAGCTGGTCATCATTGAGAGTGATCTGGAACGTACAGAGGAGCGTGCTGAGCTCTCTGAAGG CAAATGCGCTGAGCTTGAGGAAGAGTTGAAGACGGTCACAAACAACCTGAAGTCTCTTGAGGCTCAGGCAGAGAAG TACTCACAGAAGGAGGACAAGTACGAGGAGGAGATCAATGTTCTCACAGACAAGCTAAAGGAG GCTGAGACCCGTGCTGAGTTCGCTGAGAGGTCCGTGGCCAAGCTTGAGAAGACCATTGATGATCTGGAGG ACCCTCTGTACCAGCAGCTTGAGAAAAATCGTCTTCTTTCCAATGAACTGAGAGTGGTGTTAAATCAGGAATAA
- the LOC110526630 gene encoding tropomyosin alpha-1 chain isoform X1, with translation MDAIKKKMQMLKLDKENALDRAEGAEGDKKAAEDKSKQLEDDLVALQKKLKGTEDELDKYSESLKDAQEKLELAEKKATDAEADVASLNRRIQLVEEELDRAQERLATALTKLEEAEKAADESERGMKVIENRASKDEEKMELQEIQLKEAKHIAEEADRKYEEVARKLVIIESDLERTEERAELSEGKCAELEEELKTVTNNLKSLEAQAEKYSQKEDKYEEEINVLTDKLKEAETRAEFAERSVAKLEKTIDDLEDELYAQKLKYKAISEELDHALNDMTSI, from the exons ATGGACGCCATCAAGAAGAAGATGCAGATGCTTAAACTCGACAAGGAGAATGCCCTGGACAGAGCTGAGGGAGCTGAGGGAGACAAGAAGGCAGCGGAGGACAAGAGCAAACAG CTTGAGGATGACCTGGTAGCGCTGCAGAAGAAGCTGAAGGGAACAGAGGATGAGTTGGACAAGTACTCTGAGTCTCTTAAGGATGCCCAGGAGAAACTTGAACTCGCTGAGAAGAAAGCCACAGAC GCCGAGGCTGATGTAGCTTCCCTGAACAGACGTATCCAACTGGTTGAGGAGGAGTTGGATCGTGCTCAGGAGCGTCTGGCCACAGCTCTGACCAAGCTGGAGGAGGCTGAGAAGGCTGCTGATGAGAGTGAGAG AGGCATGAAGGTGATTGAAAACAGAGCATCGAAAGATGAGGAGAAGATGGAGCTGCAGGAGATCCAGCTGAAGGAGGCTAAGCACATTGCTGAGGAGGCTGACAGGAAATACGAGGAG GTCGCCCGTAAGCTGGTCATCATTGAGAGTGATCTGGAACGTACAGAGGAGCGTGCTGAGCTCTCTGAAGG CAAATGCGCTGAGCTTGAGGAAGAGTTGAAGACGGTCACAAACAACCTGAAGTCTCTTGAGGCTCAGGCAGAGAAG TACTCACAGAAGGAGGACAAGTACGAGGAGGAGATCAATGTTCTCACAGACAAGCTAAAGGAG GCTGAGACCCGTGCTGAGTTCGCTGAGAGGTCCGTGGCCAAGCTTGAGAAGACCATTGATGATCTGGAGG ATGAGTTGTATGCACAGAAGCTAAAGTACAAGGCCATCAGCGAGGAGCTGGACCACGCCCTCAACGACATGACCTCCAT TTAA
- the LOC110526630 gene encoding tropomyosin alpha-4 chain isoform X4: protein MAGLTSLETVKRKIKALQEQADGAEESAERRQKQLGLERDARESAEADVASLNRRIQLVEEELDRAQERLATALTKLEEAEKAADESERGMKVIENRASKDEEKMELQEIQLKEAKHIAEEADRKYEEVARKLVIIESDLERTEERAELSEGKCAELEEELKTVTNNLKSLEAQAEKYSQKEDKYEEEINVLTDKLKEAETRAEFAERSVAKLEKTIDDLEDPLYQQLEKNRLLSNELRVVLNQE, encoded by the exons ATGGCCGGGCTAACTTCGTTGGAAACTGTAAAAAGGAAAATTAAAGCATTACAAGAACAGGCTGACGGTGCAGAAGAGTCGGCAGAGAGGCGGCAGAAGCAACTGGGTCTGGAGAGGGATGCGAGAGAATCC GCCGAGGCTGATGTAGCTTCCCTGAACAGACGTATCCAACTGGTTGAGGAGGAGTTGGATCGTGCTCAGGAGCGTCTGGCCACAGCTCTGACCAAGCTGGAGGAGGCTGAGAAGGCTGCTGATGAGAGTGAGAG AGGCATGAAGGTGATTGAAAACAGAGCATCGAAAGATGAGGAGAAGATGGAGCTGCAGGAGATCCAGCTGAAGGAGGCTAAGCACATTGCTGAGGAGGCTGACAGGAAATACGAGGAG GTCGCCCGTAAGCTGGTCATCATTGAGAGTGATCTGGAACGTACAGAGGAGCGTGCTGAGCTCTCTGAAGG CAAATGCGCTGAGCTTGAGGAAGAGTTGAAGACGGTCACAAACAACCTGAAGTCTCTTGAGGCTCAGGCAGAGAAG TACTCACAGAAGGAGGACAAGTACGAGGAGGAGATCAATGTTCTCACAGACAAGCTAAAGGAG GCTGAGACCCGTGCTGAGTTCGCTGAGAGGTCCGTGGCCAAGCTTGAGAAGACCATTGATGATCTGGAGG ACCCTCTGTACCAGCAGCTTGAGAAAAATCGTCTTCTTTCCAATGAACTGAGAGTGGTGTTAAATCAGGAATAA
- the LOC110526630 gene encoding tropomyosin alpha-1 chain isoform X3 — protein sequence MAGLTSLETVKRKIKALQEQADGAEESAERRQKQLGLERDARESAEADVASLNRRIQLVEEELDRAQERLATALTKLEEAEKAADESERGMKVIENRASKDEEKMELQEIQLKEAKHIAEEADRKYEEVARKLVIIESDLERTEERAELSEGKCAELEEELKTVTNNLKSLEAQAEKYSQKEDKYEEEINVLTDKLKEAETRAEFAERSVAKLEKTIDDLEDELYAQKLKYKAISEELDHALNDMTSI from the exons ATGGCCGGGCTAACTTCGTTGGAAACTGTAAAAAGGAAAATTAAAGCATTACAAGAACAGGCTGACGGTGCAGAAGAGTCGGCAGAGAGGCGGCAGAAGCAACTGGGTCTGGAGAGGGATGCGAGAGAATCC GCCGAGGCTGATGTAGCTTCCCTGAACAGACGTATCCAACTGGTTGAGGAGGAGTTGGATCGTGCTCAGGAGCGTCTGGCCACAGCTCTGACCAAGCTGGAGGAGGCTGAGAAGGCTGCTGATGAGAGTGAGAG AGGCATGAAGGTGATTGAAAACAGAGCATCGAAAGATGAGGAGAAGATGGAGCTGCAGGAGATCCAGCTGAAGGAGGCTAAGCACATTGCTGAGGAGGCTGACAGGAAATACGAGGAG GTCGCCCGTAAGCTGGTCATCATTGAGAGTGATCTGGAACGTACAGAGGAGCGTGCTGAGCTCTCTGAAGG CAAATGCGCTGAGCTTGAGGAAGAGTTGAAGACGGTCACAAACAACCTGAAGTCTCTTGAGGCTCAGGCAGAGAAG TACTCACAGAAGGAGGACAAGTACGAGGAGGAGATCAATGTTCTCACAGACAAGCTAAAGGAG GCTGAGACCCGTGCTGAGTTCGCTGAGAGGTCCGTGGCCAAGCTTGAGAAGACCATTGATGATCTGGAGG ATGAGTTGTATGCACAGAAGCTAAAGTACAAGGCCATCAGCGAGGAGCTGGACCACGCCCTCAACGACATGACCTCCAT TTAA